In Paractinoplanes brasiliensis, the following proteins share a genomic window:
- a CDS encoding GH92 family glycosyl hydrolase, with amino-acid sequence MRRPRWIAATVPLAMVGTMLMGAPAQAKAAGFASSFEAGQAQPDWTDTSERASGVDGTVIVGMPGSLRERVTAIAVNAQPNANEGGNNLNDGDEATKWLVDTPTSWAQYTLDEPAEVLRYALTSANDAPERDPRDWNLQGSADGANWTTVDTRSDETFDERFQTKTYEVANPASFKIYRLNITGHPSGNLTQLADLELADGNVTPPPTGPMQSRVGNGPASSPTAKANVGYTGLKAFQIAGRQTAEGRGYSYNKVFDVNIEVTDKSELSYLIFPEFNRKDLSNPATYTAVDLAFTDGSYLSEMPARDQHGIKVSPSEQGKSKTLYTSQWNLKKANIGQVAKGKTIDRILVGYDKPNGPAGFRTWFDDISISEVTPPTPRAHLSEYADTRRGTQSSNDYSRGNNFPATAVPHGFNFWTPVTDAGATNWLYQWSRQNNADNKPTIQAFSASHQPSPWMGDRQTFQVMPSTALNASRTARALPFSHDNEVAKPYYYGVTFDNGLRTEFAPTDHAALFKFTFPGDAGNLILDNVNPDAGLTIDAANRAISGWTDVNSGDLSAGWTRMFVYATFDKAVTASGSLAAGNRPSTGYASFADKTVHMRIATSLISVAQAKHNLDLEIAGDATLESVRDAARTAWDAKMRTVEVEGASEDQLVTLYSNLYRLFLYPNSAFENTGSNESPVYKHTVQSAVTSPGSTPTETGAPVKDGKVYVNNGFWDTYRTTWPAYALLTPKMAGEMVDGFVQQYRDGGWISRWSAPGYANLMVGTSSDVAFADAYRKGVKGFDVEEAYQAAVRNATVTPPNQNVGRKGLATAIFKGYTPSDATGEAMSWAMDGYINDFGISEMAAALAEKTGEKRYSEEAEYFRNRALNYVNMFDKSVGFFQGKNSSGVWRQSPENYDPRVWGYDYTETNGWNMAFHVPQDGQGLANLYGGKKGLADKLDKFFTTGETATFPGSYGGTIHEMLEARDVRMGQYGHSNQPSHHIIYMYDYAGQPAKAQKLVREALSRLYLGSEIGQGYPGDEDNGEMSAWQVFSALGFYPLQMGSPAYAVGSPLFKKATVNLENGKKIVINAPANSAENVYVQDLKINGAPYKSTSIPHDKLAGGAVLDFTMGPNPSSWGADAPPPSITTGNAPANPLRDLTGPGKGTASTAALVDDTSTTQGSGPFTYEFTSTGEQATYYTLTSGSAAGGDPSSWIVRGSYDGTTWTTIDTRSGEKFSWRRQTRPFKIASPGRYKHYSIVAEGTLAEVELLGKPAPACTTTISDEVSGALTISSGVTCLAPGATVKGLVTVRGGASLHATGANLRTALTATGAGTVSLIDSTVSGSVTATGSGAVSLAASTVSGFVTATDSGPVSIEGSTVRGIVTLTGGKTSTVVAGNTINGALTCTANKPAPVNNGLRNTGTGLRLGQCSKL; translated from the coding sequence ATGCGCCGACCACGGTGGATAGCTGCGACAGTGCCCCTGGCCATGGTGGGGACGATGCTGATGGGGGCGCCGGCCCAGGCAAAGGCGGCCGGCTTCGCGTCGTCGTTCGAGGCGGGTCAAGCGCAGCCTGACTGGACGGATACCAGCGAACGGGCCAGTGGCGTCGACGGCACCGTGATCGTCGGCATGCCGGGGAGCCTGCGCGAGCGGGTCACGGCGATCGCGGTCAACGCGCAGCCCAACGCGAACGAGGGCGGCAACAACCTCAACGACGGCGACGAGGCGACCAAGTGGCTGGTCGACACGCCGACGAGCTGGGCGCAGTACACGCTGGACGAGCCGGCCGAGGTGCTGAGGTACGCGCTGACCAGTGCCAACGATGCCCCGGAGCGGGACCCGCGGGACTGGAACCTGCAGGGCTCGGCCGACGGCGCGAACTGGACGACCGTCGACACCCGCAGCGACGAGACCTTCGACGAGCGGTTCCAGACCAAGACGTACGAGGTGGCCAACCCGGCGAGCTTCAAGATCTATCGCCTGAACATCACCGGGCACCCCTCCGGCAACCTCACCCAGCTCGCCGATCTGGAGCTCGCTGACGGCAACGTCACCCCGCCGCCGACCGGGCCGATGCAGAGCCGGGTCGGCAACGGGCCGGCCAGCTCCCCCACTGCCAAGGCGAACGTCGGCTACACGGGCCTCAAGGCGTTCCAGATCGCCGGGCGGCAGACGGCCGAGGGCCGCGGGTACTCGTACAACAAGGTCTTCGACGTCAATATCGAAGTAACCGACAAATCCGAGTTGTCGTACCTGATCTTCCCGGAGTTCAACCGCAAGGATCTCAGCAACCCTGCCACGTACACGGCGGTGGATCTGGCCTTTACCGACGGATCGTATTTGTCAGAGATGCCAGCCCGGGACCAGCACGGCATCAAGGTGAGCCCGAGTGAACAGGGCAAGAGCAAAACCCTCTACACCAGCCAGTGGAACCTCAAAAAGGCGAACATCGGCCAGGTGGCCAAGGGCAAGACGATCGACCGCATCCTCGTCGGCTACGACAAGCCCAACGGCCCCGCCGGCTTCCGCACGTGGTTCGACGACATCTCGATCAGCGAGGTCACCCCGCCCACTCCGCGGGCCCACCTTTCCGAGTACGCCGACACGCGCCGCGGCACGCAGTCGTCCAACGACTACTCGCGCGGCAACAACTTCCCCGCCACCGCCGTGCCGCACGGGTTCAACTTCTGGACCCCGGTGACCGACGCCGGCGCCACGAACTGGCTCTACCAATGGTCGCGGCAGAACAACGCCGACAACAAGCCGACGATCCAGGCGTTCTCGGCCAGCCACCAGCCGAGCCCGTGGATGGGCGACCGCCAGACGTTCCAGGTGATGCCGTCGACGGCCCTGAACGCCTCGCGCACCGCCCGAGCGCTGCCGTTCAGCCACGACAACGAGGTGGCCAAGCCGTACTACTACGGCGTCACGTTCGACAACGGGCTCAGGACCGAGTTCGCGCCGACCGACCACGCGGCGTTGTTCAAGTTCACGTTCCCGGGCGACGCGGGCAACCTGATCCTGGACAACGTCAACCCCGACGCCGGCCTGACGATCGACGCCGCCAACCGTGCGATCAGCGGCTGGACCGACGTCAACAGCGGCGACCTCTCCGCCGGCTGGACCCGGATGTTCGTGTACGCCACGTTCGACAAGGCGGTGACCGCGAGCGGTTCACTGGCCGCGGGCAACCGGCCGTCCACCGGGTACGCCAGCTTCGCCGACAAGACCGTGCACATGCGGATCGCCACCTCGTTGATCAGCGTGGCCCAGGCCAAGCACAACCTCGACCTCGAGATCGCCGGCGACGCGACGCTGGAGTCGGTGCGCGACGCCGCCCGTACGGCGTGGGACGCGAAGATGCGTACGGTCGAGGTCGAGGGCGCGTCGGAGGACCAGCTCGTCACGCTCTACTCCAATCTGTACCGGCTGTTCCTCTATCCGAACTCGGCCTTCGAGAACACCGGCAGCAACGAGTCGCCGGTCTACAAGCACACCGTGCAGTCGGCCGTGACCAGCCCGGGCAGCACCCCGACCGAAACCGGGGCGCCGGTCAAGGACGGCAAGGTCTACGTCAACAACGGGTTCTGGGACACGTACCGCACCACCTGGCCGGCGTACGCGCTGCTCACCCCGAAGATGGCGGGCGAGATGGTGGACGGGTTCGTTCAGCAGTACCGCGACGGCGGGTGGATCTCGCGCTGGTCGGCGCCGGGCTACGCCAACCTGATGGTCGGCACCAGCTCGGATGTCGCGTTCGCCGACGCGTACCGCAAGGGTGTGAAGGGTTTCGACGTCGAGGAGGCTTACCAGGCCGCGGTCAGGAACGCCACGGTGACGCCGCCGAACCAGAACGTGGGCCGCAAGGGGCTGGCGACGGCGATCTTCAAGGGCTACACGCCCAGCGACGCCACCGGCGAGGCCATGAGCTGGGCCATGGACGGCTACATCAACGACTTCGGTATCAGCGAGATGGCAGCGGCGCTGGCCGAGAAGACCGGCGAGAAGCGGTACTCCGAGGAGGCCGAGTACTTCCGCAACCGGGCGCTCAACTACGTCAACATGTTCGACAAGTCGGTCGGTTTCTTCCAGGGCAAGAACTCGTCCGGCGTGTGGCGGCAGTCGCCGGAGAACTACGACCCGCGGGTCTGGGGCTACGACTACACCGAGACCAACGGGTGGAACATGGCGTTCCACGTGCCGCAGGACGGCCAGGGGCTGGCCAACCTGTACGGGGGCAAGAAGGGCCTGGCCGACAAGCTGGACAAGTTCTTCACGACTGGAGAGACGGCGACCTTCCCCGGCTCGTACGGGGGGACGATCCACGAGATGCTCGAGGCGCGCGACGTCCGGATGGGCCAGTACGGCCACAGCAACCAGCCGTCGCACCACATCATCTACATGTACGACTACGCCGGGCAGCCCGCGAAGGCGCAGAAGCTCGTGCGGGAGGCGCTGTCCCGGCTGTACCTGGGCAGCGAGATCGGCCAGGGCTACCCCGGCGACGAGGACAACGGCGAGATGTCGGCCTGGCAGGTGTTCTCGGCGCTCGGCTTCTATCCGCTGCAGATGGGCTCGCCGGCGTACGCGGTCGGGTCTCCGCTGTTCAAGAAGGCGACCGTCAACCTGGAGAACGGCAAGAAGATCGTCATCAACGCGCCCGCCAACAGCGCCGAGAACGTCTACGTCCAGGATCTCAAGATCAACGGGGCTCCCTACAAGTCGACGTCGATCCCGCACGACAAGCTGGCCGGCGGCGCGGTGCTCGACTTCACGATGGGCCCGAACCCGTCGTCGTGGGGCGCTGACGCCCCGCCGCCGTCGATCACCACCGGTAACGCCCCCGCCAACCCGCTGCGTGACCTGACGGGTCCGGGTAAGGGAACCGCCTCGACGGCCGCGCTGGTCGACGACACCAGCACGACCCAGGGCAGCGGTCCTTTCACGTACGAGTTCACCAGCACCGGCGAGCAGGCCACGTACTACACGTTGACCTCGGGCTCGGCGGCCGGTGGCGATCCGTCGTCGTGGATCGTGCGCGGCTCGTACGACGGAACCACCTGGACGACGATCGACACGCGCTCGGGCGAGAAGTTCTCCTGGCGCCGGCAGACCCGGCCGTTCAAGATCGCGTCGCCGGGCCGGTACAAGCACTACTCGATCGTCGCCGAGGGCACGCTCGCCGAGGTGGAACTGCTCGGCAAACCGGCGCCGGCCTGCACGACGACCATCTCGGACGAGGTGTCCGGGGCGCTCACGATCAGCTCCGGTGTCACCTGCCTGGCCCCCGGGGCAACAGTCAAAGGCCTGGTCACCGTACGGGGTGGGGCCTCCCTTCATGCCACGGGAGCGAACCTTCGCACGGCGTTGACGGCCACCGGCGCGGGTACCGTCTCGCTGATCGACAGCACCGTGTCCGGCTCCGTCACCGCCACCGGCTCGGGCGCGGTGTCCCTGGCCGCCAGCACGGTGTCGGGCTTCGTCACGGCCACCGACTCGGGACCGGTGTCGATCGAGGGCTCCACGGTGCGCGGCATCGTCACGCTGACCGGCGGCAAGACCTCGACCGTGGTCGCCGGCAACACCATCAACGGGGCCCTGACCTGCACGGCGAACAAGCCGGCGCCGGTGAACAACGGCCTGAGGAACACGGGTACGGGCCTCCGGCTGGGGCAGTGCTCGAAGCTGTGA
- a CDS encoding helix-turn-helix transcriptional regulator, producing MENPSSPTSRALRTLEILQARPGTTAEQLATQLGVTERAARRYVGILREAGIPVESIRGPYGGYRLGRGTRLPPVVFTEEQALGLVMAVLDGQPAAIDADDLVGSALSKVIRALPERIGRQAAALRAYASAAPDRRAARADPAVMSTLVAAVAEHRRVAVTYANETGDQWDAEADPWAVVVRFGRWYLLCHSHRADAIRTYRIDRIRAARQLPQRFVPPADLDPVAALEQNLATGWKYPTRIVFHAPHAQVAPWIRPTMGRLEPSGPQECVLIGSTTNTRMYAQEWLPAVPYPFTVVECPELREAVAEVAARFAAAARTD from the coding sequence GTGGAGAATCCCTCGAGTCCCACCTCCCGGGCGCTGCGCACGCTCGAAATCCTGCAGGCCCGCCCCGGCACGACCGCCGAGCAGCTCGCCACCCAGCTGGGCGTCACCGAGCGGGCCGCACGCCGTTACGTCGGGATCCTTCGCGAGGCCGGCATCCCCGTCGAGTCGATCAGAGGCCCGTACGGGGGATATCGCCTGGGCCGCGGCACCCGGCTGCCACCCGTCGTGTTCACCGAGGAGCAGGCCCTCGGGCTGGTGATGGCCGTGCTCGACGGTCAGCCGGCCGCGATCGACGCCGACGACCTGGTCGGGTCGGCGCTGAGCAAGGTGATCCGCGCCCTGCCCGAACGCATCGGACGGCAGGCGGCGGCCTTACGGGCGTACGCGTCAGCCGCCCCCGACCGCAGAGCCGCGCGCGCCGACCCCGCCGTCATGAGCACCCTGGTCGCCGCCGTCGCCGAACACCGCCGGGTTGCCGTCACCTACGCCAACGAGACCGGTGACCAGTGGGACGCCGAAGCCGACCCGTGGGCCGTCGTCGTGCGTTTCGGCCGCTGGTATCTGCTGTGCCATTCGCACCGGGCCGACGCCATCCGCACGTACCGTATCGACCGGATCCGCGCCGCCCGTCAACTCCCGCAGCGTTTCGTCCCACCGGCGGACCTCGACCCGGTCGCCGCGCTGGAACAAAACCTGGCCACGGGCTGGAAATACCCGACCCGCATCGTCTTCCACGCCCCGCATGCGCAAGTGGCCCCCTGGATCCGCCCGACCATGGGCCGCCTCGAACCCTCGGGCCCACAGGAGTGCGTGCTGATCGGGAGCACGACCAATACCCGCATGTACGCCCAGGAGTGGCTGCCCGCCGTGCCTTACCCGTTCACCGTCGTCGAGTGCCCGGAACTGCGCGAGGCCGTCGCCGAGGTGGCCGCCCGGTTCGCGGCTGCCGCTCGTACGGACTGA
- a CDS encoding alpha/beta fold hydrolase, which produces MTDQIVLLGGLWLDVSTWDGVVAELTKQGRRAVAVNLDVPTLDEQVSAALAVVDAADGPSVVVGHSAACTLAWLVADARPARVSKVVMIGGFPNADGQPYADFFPVENGVVTFPGWEPFEGADSADLSPAARAEFSANAIPVAEGVAKATVRLSDERRYDIPVVMVCPEYSPAQAREWIDSGELPELAKAKHVELVDIDSGHWPQLSKPAELARLLAAA; this is translated from the coding sequence ATGACTGATCAGATCGTGCTTCTCGGTGGCCTGTGGCTCGACGTTTCCACGTGGGACGGGGTGGTCGCCGAGCTGACGAAGCAGGGCCGCCGCGCGGTGGCCGTGAACCTGGACGTGCCCACGCTCGACGAGCAGGTGAGCGCGGCCCTCGCCGTGGTCGACGCGGCCGACGGGCCCTCGGTGGTGGTTGGGCATTCGGCCGCCTGCACCCTGGCGTGGCTGGTCGCCGACGCGCGGCCGGCCCGGGTGAGCAAGGTCGTGATGATCGGCGGCTTCCCCAACGCCGACGGTCAGCCCTACGCCGACTTCTTCCCGGTCGAGAACGGCGTGGTGACCTTCCCGGGCTGGGAACCCTTCGAGGGCGCCGACTCCGCCGACCTGTCCCCGGCCGCCCGCGCCGAGTTCTCGGCGAACGCGATCCCGGTTGCGGAGGGCGTGGCCAAGGCGACGGTGCGCCTGTCCGACGAGCGGCGCTACGACATCCCGGTCGTCATGGTCTGCCCCGAATACAGCCCTGCCCAGGCTCGCGAGTGGATCGACTCCGGCGAGCTGCCCGAGCTGGCCAAGGCCAAACACGTCGAGCTGGTCGACATCGACTCGGGCCACTGGCCCCAGCTCAGCAAGCCCGCCGAACTGGCCCGTCTGTTGGCGGCTGCCTAG
- a CDS encoding sensor histidine kinase encodes MTRYLAPVLTLAGVPAGLAITGGDVDTIMTLTLAAWLAVFACFVRRSPRTVLVVSLLLVAGMRGADLVGSGWAWPATAAFVAVVLAGGLRFAFVAGGLALAYGIAWDGFVNQDHDGTWALAHVGGDALWLAAVLAAANAYLSTRRWQHEMALRLEQEQRQHELDARRRRAEERVGIARDLHDVVSHTLAVVGVHLNVALDAFDTDPEEARTSLRLAQDVRGKAMSDLKSLVDVLREGPVESLDGLDRLVEQVREAGLPVSLNEFGERADVPAPVATAVYRVVQESLTNTVRHAGAQRVVITLRYAPASVVVDVQDDGTAPETVIDGHGIAGMRERVAALGGALTAGPGKAGFSVRATIPYGGRG; translated from the coding sequence ATGACCAGATATCTCGCTCCTGTCCTCACTCTCGCCGGGGTTCCGGCCGGCCTCGCGATCACCGGCGGTGACGTCGACACGATCATGACGCTCACGTTGGCTGCCTGGCTCGCGGTGTTCGCCTGCTTCGTCCGCCGGTCCCCCCGTACGGTCCTGGTGGTCTCGCTTCTGCTGGTGGCCGGGATGCGTGGCGCCGACCTCGTCGGGTCGGGCTGGGCATGGCCGGCCACCGCCGCGTTCGTGGCCGTCGTGCTCGCCGGTGGGCTGCGGTTCGCGTTCGTCGCGGGTGGGCTCGCACTGGCGTACGGGATCGCCTGGGACGGCTTCGTCAACCAGGACCACGACGGCACCTGGGCGCTCGCGCACGTCGGCGGTGACGCGCTGTGGCTGGCCGCCGTGCTGGCCGCGGCCAACGCCTACCTCAGCACCCGCCGCTGGCAGCACGAGATGGCGCTGCGCCTCGAACAGGAGCAGCGGCAACACGAGCTCGACGCGCGGCGGCGCCGGGCCGAGGAACGTGTCGGCATCGCCCGCGACCTGCACGACGTTGTTTCGCACACCCTCGCGGTGGTGGGCGTGCACCTCAACGTCGCGCTCGACGCCTTCGACACGGACCCGGAGGAAGCCCGCACGTCACTCCGGCTGGCTCAGGACGTACGGGGGAAGGCAATGTCCGACTTGAAGTCGCTTGTCGACGTTCTGCGCGAGGGGCCGGTGGAAAGCCTGGACGGGCTTGACCGGCTGGTCGAGCAGGTGCGTGAGGCCGGGCTGCCGGTGTCGCTGAACGAGTTCGGCGAACGGGCCGACGTGCCGGCGCCGGTGGCCACGGCGGTCTACCGAGTGGTGCAGGAGTCGCTGACCAACACCGTCCGTCACGCGGGGGCGCAACGGGTTGTCATCACGTTGCGCTATGCGCCGGCGAGCGTGGTGGTGGACGTGCAGGACGACGGCACCGCGCCCGAGACGGTGATCGACGGTCACGGGATCGCGGGCATGCGCGAGCGGGTGGCCGCGCTGGGCGGGGCGCTCACGGCCGGTCCGGGCAAGGCCGGTTTCTCCGTACGGGCGACGATCCCCTACGGCGGACGCGGATGA
- a CDS encoding response regulator transcription factor, whose product MISVLLADDQHLVRAGFRSLLRRDREIQVVGEASTGDEAVRTARELRPDVILMDIRMPGMDGIAATRAVLAELPETRVIILTTFETDEYVFAALAAGASGFLTKEVGPDGLRHAVRVVAAGDALLSPSVTRRVVGQFAHRPVAAAPGGDRLAVLTDREREVVRLVAAGLSNEEIARELVISPLTAKTHITRAIAKLGVRDRVQLVIVAFEDGLAGPLS is encoded by the coding sequence ATGATCTCAGTGCTTCTCGCCGACGACCAGCACCTCGTACGGGCCGGCTTTCGCAGTCTGCTCCGGCGGGACCGGGAAATCCAGGTCGTCGGCGAGGCGTCCACCGGCGACGAGGCCGTCCGCACCGCGCGGGAGCTGCGGCCCGACGTGATCCTGATGGACATCCGCATGCCGGGGATGGACGGGATCGCGGCCACCCGGGCGGTGCTCGCCGAGCTCCCGGAGACGCGCGTGATCATCCTGACGACGTTCGAGACCGACGAGTACGTGTTCGCCGCGCTCGCCGCCGGGGCCAGCGGGTTCCTGACCAAGGAGGTCGGGCCGGACGGCTTGCGGCACGCGGTCCGGGTCGTGGCGGCCGGTGACGCGCTGCTCTCCCCGAGCGTCACCCGGCGGGTCGTGGGGCAGTTCGCGCACCGGCCGGTGGCGGCTGCTCCCGGTGGCGACCGTCTGGCCGTTCTCACCGATCGTGAACGCGAGGTCGTACGCCTCGTAGCGGCCGGACTGTCCAACGAGGAGATCGCCCGCGAGCTGGTGATCAGCCCGCTCACCGCGAAGACCCACATCACCCGGGCGATCGCGAAATTGGGCGTACGGGATCGGGTGCAGTTGGTGATCGTGGCGTTCGAGGACGGGTTGGCAGGGCCGCTGTCGTGA
- a CDS encoding adenylate kinase: MRRILVYGVTGSGKSTLAARIGERLGLPYHSIDDLMWQPGWVPLPPDQQREVIEKLLAADEWVIDAAYGYWHDLVLARAELIVGLDLPRRRSGWRLLRRTVTRIVRRTPACNGNYETWRASFFDRDSILWFHVHSYARKRRRMRQWQASPEFPETVLLRTPAEVERWLEAQPS; this comes from the coding sequence ATGCGGCGGATCCTGGTGTACGGGGTGACCGGTTCCGGCAAGTCCACGCTGGCCGCCCGGATCGGCGAGCGGCTGGGGTTGCCGTACCACTCGATCGACGACCTGATGTGGCAGCCGGGATGGGTGCCGTTGCCTCCGGATCAGCAGCGAGAAGTCATCGAGAAGCTGCTGGCCGCCGACGAGTGGGTCATCGACGCCGCGTACGGGTATTGGCACGACCTCGTTCTGGCGCGAGCCGAATTGATCGTCGGGCTGGATCTGCCCCGCCGGCGCTCGGGATGGCGTTTGCTGCGCCGCACGGTGACCCGGATCGTGCGCCGAACCCCGGCCTGCAACGGCAACTACGAGACATGGCGGGCGTCGTTCTTCGACCGCGATTCGATTCTGTGGTTCCACGTGCATTCGTACGCCCGGAAACGCCGCCGCATGAGGCAATGGCAGGCGAGCCCGGAGTTTCCGGAAACGGTGCTGTTGCGTACGCCGGCCGAGGTGGAACGCTGGTTGGAAGCTCAGCCGTCCTGA
- a CDS encoding type II toxin-antitoxin system Phd/YefM family antitoxin — protein MSEVGLREVRQNAGALVRRAQAGERVTITVAGRPAAVLGPVSPRAWRKWDDLAGVFDQPTDPGWTADLRAERSGGQDG, from the coding sequence GTGAGCGAAGTCGGACTGCGGGAGGTGCGGCAGAACGCCGGCGCCCTGGTGCGCCGAGCACAGGCGGGGGAGCGAGTGACAATCACCGTCGCCGGTCGCCCGGCTGCCGTGCTCGGCCCGGTCAGCCCGCGCGCCTGGCGGAAGTGGGACGACCTCGCCGGCGTCTTCGATCAACCCACCGACCCGGGGTGGACCGCCGACCTGAGGGCCGAGCGCAGTGGCGGTCAGGACGGCTGA
- a CDS encoding alpha/beta fold hydrolase produces the protein MTTDFPEPTRIPVNGVELEVFEAGRQNAGNPIVLCHGWPEHAFSWRYQVPALAAAGYHVIVVNQRGYGNSSRPAEVTDYDIEHLSGDLVALLDHYGYTDATFVGHDWGAFVVWGLTLLHPNRVNGVVALSVPYQERGETPWIEFMEAVLGADFYFVHFNRQPGVADAVFEENTFRFLRNLYRKNVPPAEPQPGNALINLARAGTPLGEPVMSDSELAVFVSAFESTGFTGGINWYRNLDRNWRLLADVDPIIRHPTLMIYGDRDTVARAGRLTEFVPNAEVVTLDCGHWIQQEKPTETTEAILKWLNQREADQQPRTQKIPSRAEL, from the coding sequence ATGACAACCGATTTTCCCGAGCCCACGCGCATTCCGGTCAACGGCGTGGAACTCGAAGTCTTCGAAGCCGGCCGGCAGAACGCGGGAAACCCCATCGTGCTCTGTCACGGCTGGCCCGAGCATGCCTTTTCCTGGCGTTATCAGGTGCCGGCTCTGGCCGCGGCGGGCTACCACGTCATCGTTGTGAACCAGCGCGGTTACGGCAACTCGTCCCGTCCCGCCGAAGTGACGGACTACGACATCGAGCACCTGTCGGGTGACCTCGTCGCCCTCCTCGATCACTACGGCTACACCGATGCCACCTTCGTGGGCCATGACTGGGGCGCCTTCGTCGTCTGGGGCCTGACCCTGCTGCACCCGAACCGGGTCAACGGCGTGGTAGCGCTGAGCGTGCCCTACCAGGAGCGCGGAGAGACGCCCTGGATCGAGTTCATGGAGGCCGTGCTCGGCGCCGACTTCTATTTCGTCCACTTCAACCGGCAGCCGGGCGTCGCGGACGCGGTGTTCGAGGAGAACACGTTCCGATTCCTTCGGAACCTGTACCGGAAGAACGTGCCCCCGGCAGAGCCTCAGCCGGGCAATGCGTTGATCAACCTCGCGAGAGCGGGAACCCCACTCGGTGAGCCCGTCATGAGCGACAGCGAACTGGCCGTCTTCGTCTCCGCCTTCGAGTCGACAGGGTTCACGGGCGGGATCAACTGGTACCGAAACCTGGACCGCAACTGGCGCCTGTTGGCGGACGTGGACCCGATCATCCGGCACCCCACCCTCATGATCTACGGCGACCGCGACACGGTCGCGAGGGCCGGAAGACTGACGGAATTCGTCCCGAACGCGGAAGTGGTCACCCTGGACTGCGGCCATTGGATCCAGCAGGAGAAGCCGACGGAAACAACCGAGGCGATCCTGAAGTGGCTGAACCAGCGGGAAGCCGATCAGCAACCGCGAACACAGAAAATTCCGTCGCGCGCGGAGCTGTAG
- a CDS encoding helix-turn-helix transcriptional regulator, producing the protein MRADRLISILLLLQHREQVTAAEVARELEVSERTARRDLDALGMAGVPVYSVRGRGGGWRLVGGARTDLSGLTASEARALFLVAGPASSMTPAAKAALRKLVQALPEPFRVQAEAAASSLVMDPQRWGASWVEPRPPRFLDELQDAVIHGVQVRLGYVDREGSETERTVHPLGIVAKGPSWYLVSDTGTGRRTFRIDRVSSVGLTGDPVRRPEGFDLAESWRAIADEVDRKRTPLEARVVCAPEGIDVLRTGFGGRLVVGGVTTDGRIEVVIRGSDEHLLAGELAGLIAWVEVTGPPGVRDWLASIGNALVKRYA; encoded by the coding sequence GTGCGAGCCGACCGGTTGATCTCCATTCTCCTTCTGCTGCAACACCGCGAGCAGGTGACCGCGGCGGAGGTCGCCCGGGAACTGGAGGTCTCCGAGCGCACTGCCCGCCGCGACCTCGACGCCCTGGGCATGGCCGGGGTGCCGGTGTACTCGGTGCGGGGCCGGGGCGGCGGCTGGCGTCTCGTGGGCGGCGCCCGCACCGACCTGTCCGGGTTGACCGCCAGTGAGGCACGCGCCCTGTTCCTGGTCGCCGGCCCGGCCTCGTCGATGACGCCGGCTGCGAAGGCGGCGCTGCGCAAACTCGTCCAGGCCCTGCCGGAGCCCTTCCGGGTGCAGGCCGAGGCGGCAGCGTCGTCTCTCGTCATGGACCCGCAGCGGTGGGGGGCGAGCTGGGTCGAGCCCCGGCCGCCCCGCTTCCTCGACGAGCTTCAGGACGCGGTGATCCACGGCGTCCAGGTGAGGCTCGGCTACGTCGACCGTGAAGGCAGCGAAACCGAGCGAACTGTCCACCCGCTGGGCATCGTCGCCAAAGGCCCGTCGTGGTATCTCGTCTCCGACACCGGGACCGGCCGGCGGACCTTCCGGATCGACCGCGTGTCGTCCGTCGGCCTGACCGGCGATCCCGTGCGCCGGCCCGAGGGATTCGACCTTGCCGAGAGCTGGCGCGCGATCGCGGACGAGGTCGACCGCAAGCGGACACCCCTCGAGGCCCGGGTGGTGTGCGCGCCCGAGGGGATAGATGTGCTCCGGACAGGGTTCGGCGGCCGGCTCGTGGTGGGAGGTGTCACAACCGACGGCCGCATCGAGGTCGTGATCCGCGGCAGCGACGAGCACCTGCTCGCCGGCGAGCTTGCCGGCCTGATCGCCTGGGTCGAGGTGACCGGCCCTCCAGGCGTACGGGACTGGCTGGCCTCCATCGGCAACGCGCTCGTCAAGCGATACGCCTGA